A single genomic interval of Megalobrama amblycephala isolate DHTTF-2021 linkage group LG15, ASM1881202v1, whole genome shotgun sequence harbors:
- the sycp3 gene encoding synaptonemal complex protein 3 — protein MAASARKQNKKTKHTDSSTDLKAFDFNKLEEEKKGSGSDDDTRDETPIIDKLTKKRSAETFDDDELHAGVGNEVQNMLERFGADISKAMQTKRKRLEVLTKSSLKGSTQKLEQMWKTQQNQRQKLTQDYSQQVLSVLQQWETDVQKSEEQEEKLNNLFRQQQKLFQQARVVQNQKMKTIKDLYEQFVKNMEEMEKSHESFLQGTQMELRKEMALLQKKIMMDTQQQEMATVRKSLQSMLF, from the exons ATGGCAGCTTCAGcgagaaaacaaaacaagaagaCCAAACACACTGACAGCTCTACAGACCTGAAAGCGTTTGACTTCAACAAACTGGAGGAGGAAAAGAAAGGAAGCGGATCTGACGATGATACAAGAGATG AAACTCCAATCATTGACAAGCTGACCAAGAAGAGATCTGCAGAGACGTTTGATGATGATGAACTACATGCTGGTGTGGG GAATGAGGTTCAAAATATGCTGGAAAGATTCGGTG CGGACATCAGCAAGGCCATGCAGACCAAAAGAAAGCGCTTGGAGGTTCTCACCAAAAGCTCCTTAAAGGGCAGCACTCAGAAACTGGAGCAAATGTGGAAAACCCAGCAGAATCAGAG GCAGAAGCTGACACAAGACTATTCTCAGCAGGTGCTCTCTGTGCTTCAGCAGTGGGAAACTGATGTTCAGAAATCTGAGGAGCAGGAGGAGAAACTAAAC AATTTGTTTCGCCAGCAGCAGAAGCTCTTCCAGCAGGCGAGGGTTGTGCaaaaccaaaaaatgaaaaccatCAAAGACCTGTATGAGCAGTTTGTCAAG AACATGGAGGAGATGGAGAAAAGCCATGAATCCTTCCTGCAGGGCACACAGATGGAGCTCAGAAAGGAGATGGCTCTGCTGCAGAAGAAGATAATGATGGACACA CAACAACAGGAGATGGCCACTGTTCGGAAGTCCCTCCAATCCATGCTGTTCTGA